One region of Culex pipiens pallens isolate TS chromosome 2, TS_CPP_V2, whole genome shotgun sequence genomic DNA includes:
- the LOC120421976 gene encoding uncharacterized protein LOC120421976, with amino-acid sequence MQQKLLFQSCCRLCLDDTKQQHEIASVEKLAETLEKLYDLKLAKDDRCSKYICVDCEREATETAKWVAIHEELKQQIRANQERFAAEMLEQLGPEPPSPRRASPSTRSARLSRRSTRRNATDTPEEEMAQLQADQIKEEPPTVVTRASRRRSGTKQEWEPPGSDRDQSDTPTSSSSSSGPSSGDNEEDDASTAESGTTTSSDTDLKCPRCDATFTELAALEKHKCKFVCSICSAVLKHKKSLKKHLMSTHNVREDQWESYWNPPQEDDGGGSKEQSLLVEGKKPRKRYRYESDSPTDIEDNTGEKSGKDAASSAPRRELSPNDFDELRDELVNIYCSLCNESFSGVHDCPFVCDICGNTFAQPKNVRRHKVNVHKLEPDHPSLIIRRRSTSRPPSRAVSEAGSDDDLPLAAVASRSRCDSVASDWNGGSGGGKLYRFFCPDCDYTNTRRYRVTSHMKGVHGIPADQIDLEAIQKEFLGTRAKTPEPPSRARHTPSGSRTPARSENVMTPFDEVLAAGGTAPPLDPAPLVPESAISFPVVTVPSSGFPRNRSRSTYQDDMDRKRKRSMSACSMREPRSNRAISERNVLVAKRRLTNAELLSRINTKFRSTVANIQANRLQVRAQLSCVPVGTPMEQPLRPRVSAYHEEEPCTNKRLFRRRAPVGNERTQVSRLRAIFQSLCDRVPAASSVSSIDVDSLVLVPSDVLPPEEVPSQSQQPEPDSTTPVVVAAAPEPMDTDDITPPVVIELAEEASATEVTSQEEEEISEVVETVELTEEHSEEIISEVRTEDRVEEMEVVNRVAVEQVREGQEEDDDGGCEEEILPD; translated from the exons ATGCAGCAAAAGCTTCTGTTCCAGAGCTGCTGCCGGCTGTGTCTGGACGACACCAAGCAGCAGCATGAAATCGCCTCCGTCGAGAAGTTGGCCGAAACGTTGGAAAAGCTGTACGATCTCAAG CTTGCCAAGGATGACCGCTGCAGCAAGTACATCTGCGTGGACTGCGAGCGGGAAGCGACCGAGACCGCCAAATGGGTCGCGATTCACGAAGAACTCAagcagcaaatccgcgccaatcAGGAGCGCTTCGCGGCGGAAATGCTCGAACAGCTCGGTCCGGAACCGCCGTCGCCGAGACGTGCCTCGCCATCGACGCGGTCTGCGCGACTTTCGCGACGATCGACGCGGCGAAACGCAACGGACACCCCCGAGGAAGAGATGGCCCAGCTGCAGGCCGACCAGATAAAGGAGGAACCGCCGACGGTGGTGACGCGCGCCAGCCGGCGACGTTCGGGGACCAAGCAGGAGTGGGAACCACCGGGGTCGGATCGGGACCAGTCAGACACGCCCACCAGCTCGAGCAGTTCGAGCGGGCCGAGCTCCGGGGACAACGAGGAGGACGACGCTTCGACGGCGGAATCCGGGACGACCACGTCCTCGGATACAGATCTCAAGTGTCCGCGGTGTGACGCCACGTTCACCGAGCTGGCGGCGCTCGAGAAGCACAAGTGTAAGTTCGTATGCAGCATTTGCAGCGCCGTGTTGAAACATAAAAAGTCGCTGAAGAAGCATTTGATGAGTACGCACAACGTGCGCGAGGATCAGTGGGAGAGCTACTGGAATCCGCCGCAGGAGGATGACGGCGGGGGTAGCAAGGAGCAGAGTCTGCTGGTGGAAGGGAAGAAGCCGAGAAAGAG ataTCGCTACGAGAGCGATTCCCCCACGGACATCGAGGACAACACCGGTGAAAAATCCGGTAAAGATGCCGCTTCTTCGGCTCCACGCCGTGAACTATCTCCGAACGATTTCGACGAGCTCCGGGACGAGCTGGTCAACATTTACTGCAGCCTGTGCAACGAATCGTTCAGCGGAGTGCACGACTGTCCGTTCGTGTGCGACATTTGCGGCAACACGTTCGCCCAACCGAAGAACGTCCGCCGGCACAAGGTCAACGTGCACAAGCTGGAGCCGGACCATCCGTCGTTGATCATCCGAAGACGATCCACGTCGCGACCTCCGTCGAGGGCAGTTTCCGAGGCGGGATCGGACGACGATTTGCCGTTGGCGGCCGTGGCCAGTCGCAGTCGGTGCGATTCTGTGGCGTCGGATTGGAACGGCGGCAGCGGCGGCGGGAAGTTGTATCGGTTCTTCTGTCCGGACTGTGACTACACCAACACACGCAGGTATCGTGTCACTTCGCACATGAAGGGCGTGCACGGCATTCCGGCGGACCAGATCGATCTGGAAGCGATCCAGAAAGAGTTTCTGGGGACGCGAGCAAAGACGCCGGAACCTCCCTCCCGGGCACGACACACACCATCCGGTTCGCGAACCCCGGCCCGCTCGGAAAACGTCATGACACCGTTCGACGAAGTCTTGGCCGCGGGAGGTACCGCTCCTCCACTGGATCCGGCGCCGTTGGTTCCCGAATCGGCCATCTCCTTCCCGGTGGTGACCGTGCCGTCATCCGGTTTTCCCCGGAACCGATCGCGGTCAACCTACCAGGACGACATGGACCGCAAGCGCAAGCGATCCATGTCGGCGTGCTCGATGCGGGAACCACGCTCCAACCGTGCCATCTCCGAGCGGAACGTCCTCGTGGCCAAGCGGCGTCTCACCAACGCAGAACTCCTCTCCCGCATCAACACCAAGTTCCGCTCCACCGTGGCCAACATCCAAGCCAACCGACTCCAAGTCCGCGCCCAGCTGTCCTGCGTCCCCGTCGGAACTCCCATGGAACAACCGCTCCGTCCGCGAGTCTCCGCCTACCACGAGGAAGAACCCTGCACCAACAAGCGCCTCTTCCGGCGACGCGCCCCCGTCGGAAACGAACGCACCCAAGTGTCCCGTCTGCGTGCCATCTTCCAATCCCTGTGCGATCGCGTCCCCGCAGCCTCCTCCGTCAGCTCAATCGACGTGGACTCGCTCGTACTAGTCCCGAGTGACGTCCTACCTCCGGAAGAAGTCCCGTCCCAGTCTCAGCAACCGGAACCGGACAGCACCACGCCGGTTGTGGTGGCAGCGGCCCCCGAACCCATGGACACGGATGACATCACGCCGCCGGTGGTGATTGAACTGGCCGAGGAAGCGTCCGCGACGGAAGTGACCAGCCAGGAAGAAGAGGAAATTTCCGAGGTGGTCGAAACGGTCGAGTTGACCGAGGAGCACAGTGAGGAGATCATCAGCGAAGTGCGGACCGAAGATCGTGTCGAAGAAATGGAAGTTGTAAACAGGGTTGCGGTCGAGCAGGTACGAGAGGGGCAGGAGGAGGACGACGACGGTGGCTGTGAGGAGGAAATTTTACCGGATTAA